A genome region from Yoonia vestfoldensis includes the following:
- a CDS encoding DUF2125 domain-containing protein, which produces MTYRTTLRGAVCLAAVLTGNAAFAEVTAQQVWDDWKTQLSIYGPNSLSVGSEDMLGDRLMVRDIALTMIEDELTILATLGDVTFVEQDDGSVSVTMQDSFPIVLTNRQGMAATVLVTQSGLEMTVSGTRDAMNYAVSADRYKVALDRVVDGDFTFTGDLSMTGNNLTGSYTTRLGAMRDLTYAGAFESVDLLVDVQIPDAAGEYITMGGKINGLTMQAALAMPLDGVMFDDNNQIAEGSSISAGYTVDGGEYVFDINAEGDQMAGSISAGAGMLATQISADSLAYAGRTTDIMARIVSAAAPFPIEIGLSAYGFTLEMPVAATKTAQPFAFGIELADLTVSDMIWSLFDPSNVLPRDPATIKIGLAGLARPLFDMMDPAQEQAMMNSDMPFELSEVTLTDLDISAAGASVTGEGAFTFDNSDMVSFAPLPRPEGEVSIQISGLNGLLDKLVAMGLMSAEEMMAPRMMMGMFARSTGNDQLETRLQVTGDGQVLANGQRIR; this is translated from the coding sequence ATGACCTATAGAACGACTTTGCGTGGTGCTGTCTGTCTGGCGGCAGTCTTGACCGGAAACGCCGCTTTTGCCGAAGTGACCGCCCAGCAAGTCTGGGACGATTGGAAGACGCAGCTGTCCATCTACGGCCCCAATAGCCTGTCTGTCGGGTCAGAGGATATGCTGGGCGACCGGCTTATGGTGCGTGACATCGCGCTGACCATGATCGAGGACGAGCTGACAATCCTTGCCACGCTGGGCGATGTCACCTTTGTCGAACAGGATGACGGCAGTGTCAGCGTGACGATGCAAGACAGCTTTCCCATCGTGCTGACAAATCGCCAAGGCATGGCGGCCACCGTTCTGGTGACCCAGTCGGGTCTGGAAATGACCGTCAGCGGCACAAGGGATGCGATGAATTATGCCGTCAGCGCGGATCGCTACAAGGTGGCGCTGGACCGGGTCGTCGATGGTGATTTCACCTTTACCGGCGATCTGAGCATGACCGGCAACAACCTGACAGGCAGCTATACCACCCGTCTGGGCGCGATGCGCGACCTGACCTATGCAGGGGCCTTCGAATCGGTCGATCTGCTGGTGGATGTGCAAATCCCCGATGCGGCGGGCGAATACATCACCATGGGCGGCAAGATCAACGGTCTGACCATGCAGGCCGCATTGGCGATGCCGCTGGATGGCGTCATGTTTGATGACAATAACCAGATCGCGGAGGGCAGCTCTATTTCTGCCGGCTATACTGTGGATGGCGGCGAATATGTGTTCGACATCAATGCAGAGGGCGATCAGATGGCCGGGTCGATCAGCGCCGGTGCGGGCATGCTGGCCACGCAGATCAGTGCAGATAGCCTTGCCTATGCGGGTCGCACGACCGATATCATGGCCAGGATCGTATCGGCCGCAGCACCCTTCCCGATCGAGATCGGCCTCTCTGCCTATGGGTTCACCCTCGAGATGCCCGTCGCGGCCACGAAAACCGCACAGCCCTTTGCCTTTGGCATCGAACTGGCGGATCTGACCGTCAGCGACATGATCTGGTCATTATTCGATCCCTCCAACGTGCTGCCGCGCGATCCGGCGACGATCAAGATCGGCCTTGCCGGTCTGGCCCGGCCGCTCTTTGACATGATGGACCCCGCGCAGGAACAGGCGATGATGAACAGCGACATGCCGTTCGAATTGTCCGAGGTCACGCTGACCGATCTTGATATCTCGGCCGCAGGTGCCAGCGTCACCGGCGAGGGTGCCTTTACCTTCGACAACAGCGATATGGTCAGCTTTGCGCCGCTGCCCCGCCCCGAAGGCGAGGTCAGCATCCAGATCAGCGGGCTGAACGGCTTGCTGGACAAACTGGTGGCGATGGGCCTGATGTCGGCCGAAGAAATGATGGCACCGCGCATGATGATGGGCATGTTCGCGCGGTCCACCGGCAATGACCAATTGGAAACCCGCCTGCAAGTCACCGGCGATGGTCAGGTGCTGGCCAATGGGCAGCGCATCCGCTGA
- a CDS encoding SDR family oxidoreductase, with product MKKFDMMGKTVLITGASRGIGAAAAREFAECGANVSLIARSMDDIAQIAGEIGEKALAIPCDVSRYGEVEQAVAATAHAFGGLDVLINNAGVVDPMGSFADIDPDAWARAVDINLKGVMYGMRAVVPGMIAQGHGTILNISSGAAHNPVHGWTAYCASKAGAYMLTRTADLECRAKGLRIMGLSPGTVATQMQRDIKESGISPVSQLDWSVHIPPEWPAKALVWMCLPEADPYLGQDISLREPEIRKMVGLT from the coding sequence GTGAAAAAGTTCGATATGATGGGAAAAACCGTGCTGATCACGGGGGCCAGCCGGGGTATTGGCGCGGCGGCTGCGCGGGAATTTGCCGAATGTGGCGCAAATGTCTCTCTGATTGCGCGCAGCATGGATGATATCGCCCAGATTGCGGGCGAGATCGGTGAAAAGGCGCTGGCCATCCCTTGCGACGTGTCGCGCTATGGCGAGGTCGAGCAAGCCGTTGCCGCCACGGCCCATGCATTCGGCGGGCTGGATGTGTTGATCAATAATGCCGGGGTCGTCGATCCGATGGGCTCTTTCGCGGATATTGATCCCGATGCATGGGCGCGCGCGGTGGATATCAACCTCAAGGGCGTCATGTATGGGATGCGCGCGGTTGTGCCGGGCATGATCGCGCAGGGGCATGGCACGATCCTGAATATCTCGTCCGGGGCGGCGCATAATCCGGTGCATGGCTGGACCGCTTATTGTGCCTCCAAGGCCGGTGCCTACATGCTGACCCGCACCGCCGATCTGGAATGCCGGGCCAAAGGGTTGCGGATCATGGGTCTGTCGCCCGGCACCGTTGCGACGCAAATGCAGCGCGACATCAAGGAATCCGGCATCAGCCCGGTCAGCCAGCTGGATTGGTCGGTGCATATCCCGCCCGAATGGCCCGCAAAGGCGCTGGTCTGGATGTGTCTGCCCGAGGCCGACCCCTATCTGGGCCAGGATATCAGCCTGCGCGAGCCTGAAATCCGCAAGATGGTTGGTCTGACATGA
- a CDS encoding enoyl-CoA hydratase/isomerase family protein has protein sequence MIRLDRDGDSLVVTIDRPDKAGALTAAMLGELADIAEDARDAKLLILTGTGRVFSAGADLDAARAGLATDPVWERLSGAIAACQGLTIAALNGTAAGGALGMVLACDLRIAVAQTRFFYPVMKLGFLPQPSDPARMARLIGPARAKMILMAGQKIAAQTALDWGLIDLIVPDEALLQTARDLGVDVCAAAPAHVAAIKRMIAPA, from the coding sequence ATGATCCGTCTGGACCGGGACGGCGACAGCCTTGTCGTCACCATCGACCGGCCCGACAAGGCAGGTGCGCTGACCGCCGCGATGCTGGGCGAGCTGGCCGATATTGCCGAGGACGCGCGCGATGCAAAACTGCTGATCCTGACCGGCACGGGCCGCGTGTTCAGCGCCGGGGCCGATCTGGACGCTGCCCGCGCGGGGCTTGCCACCGATCCGGTCTGGGAACGTCTGTCAGGGGCCATTGCCGCCTGCCAAGGCCTGACCATCGCCGCGCTGAACGGCACGGCGGCGGGCGGTGCGCTGGGCATGGTGCTGGCCTGCGATCTGCGGATCGCCGTGGCGCAGACCCGGTTTTTCTATCCTGTCATGAAACTGGGCTTCCTGCCGCAGCCATCCGATCCCGCGCGGATGGCGCGGCTGATCGGGCCTGCGCGCGCCAAGATGATCCTGATGGCCGGGCAAAAGATCGCGGCGCAGACGGCGCTTGACTGGGGCCTGATCGACCTGATTGTGCCGGATGAGGCGCTGTTGCAGACCGCCCGCGATCTGGGGGTGGATGTCTGTGCCGCAGCCCCCGCCCATGTCGCCGCGATCAAGCGGATGATCGCCCCCGCATGA
- a CDS encoding TIGR03862 family flavoprotein: MTQLIVIGAGPAGLMAAEMAAAQGQRVTLIDAMPSVGRKFLMAGKSGLNLTKNEDMARYLAAFGPLPANLRAILADFGPQDVMRWAEELDQPLFTGSTGRVFPVAMKASPLLRAWLARLGAAGVTVQTRWRWNGWRGDALLFDTPQGAQVIGAKAVVLALGGGSWARLGSDGAWQQYLPDITAPFAPANMGFVVDWSAHMTRHLGAPVKAVAMSAGAATTRGECIISARGIEGGGIYALSRAIRDGAPLVMDLLPDWTLAQLRSALAKPRGKASMTNHLRKVLRLDPVRLALLAEFGLPYPDDLAPLIKALPIRHAGPRPLDEAISTAGGVRLDALSDDLMLQQRPGVFCAGEMLDWEAPTGGYLISACMATGRRAGLAAADYAKSR; the protein is encoded by the coding sequence ATGACCCAGCTGATCGTGATCGGCGCAGGCCCTGCCGGTCTGATGGCCGCAGAAATGGCCGCGGCACAAGGCCAGCGGGTGACACTTATCGACGCGATGCCCTCTGTCGGGCGCAAGTTTCTGATGGCGGGCAAATCCGGGCTGAACCTGACCAAGAACGAGGATATGGCCCGCTATCTGGCCGCTTTCGGCCCTTTGCCCGCCAATCTGCGCGCCATTCTGGCCGATTTTGGCCCGCAGGATGTGATGCGCTGGGCCGAAGAACTGGACCAGCCTTTGTTCACCGGATCAACGGGGCGGGTCTTTCCCGTGGCGATGAAAGCCTCGCCCTTGTTGCGCGCATGGCTGGCACGGCTGGGGGCGGCGGGTGTGACAGTGCAGACCCGCTGGCGCTGGAATGGCTGGCGGGGCGATGCTCTGCTGTTCGACACGCCCCAAGGCGCGCAGGTGATCGGGGCCAAGGCGGTGGTGCTGGCACTGGGCGGCGGCAGCTGGGCGCGGCTGGGGTCGGATGGCGCTTGGCAGCAGTATCTGCCCGATATCACCGCGCCCTTTGCGCCTGCGAATATGGGGTTCGTCGTGGATTGGTCGGCGCATATGACGCGCCACCTTGGCGCGCCGGTCAAGGCGGTGGCGATGTCGGCAGGGGCGGCCACGACGCGGGGCGAATGCATCATTTCAGCGCGCGGGATCGAAGGCGGTGGCATCTATGCGCTATCGCGCGCGATCCGCGATGGCGCGCCGCTGGTCATGGACCTGTTGCCCGACTGGACCTTGGCGCAGTTGCGCAGCGCATTGGCGAAACCGCGCGGCAAGGCCAGCATGACCAACCACCTGCGCAAAGTGCTGCGGCTGGACCCCGTCCGCCTTGCGCTGCTGGCGGAATTCGGCTTGCCCTATCCCGATGATCTGGCCCCGCTGATCAAGGCGCTGCCCATCCGGCACGCAGGCCCGCGCCCGCTGGACGAGGCGATTTCCACGGCGGGCGGTGTCCGGCTGGATGCGCTGAGCGATGATTTGATGCTGCAACAGCGCCCCGGCGTCTTTTGCGCCGGTGAGATGCTGGATTGGGAGGCCCCGACCGGTGGCTACCTGATCAGCGCCTGCATGGCGACCGGGCGCCGGGCGGGATTGGCCGCTGCGGATTACGCCAAAAGCCGCTGA
- a CDS encoding glutathione S-transferase family protein: protein MYQIIGPKKSRALRVLWALEELGAPYTHLPDMPGSDAVRALNPSGKVPVLVTEDEALTDSTAIMTYLADRHGALIPAPGTIARAHHDALMHMVLDEMDAILWMAAKHSFILPETQRLPAIKDSLRWEWARSLDRLAPRIAGDCLMGDDFTIADILCAHCLNWGAGIKFDISPAPVQAYQQRMRDRPAFQRLLA from the coding sequence ATGTATCAGATCATCGGTCCGAAAAAATCGCGCGCCTTGCGGGTACTTTGGGCGCTCGAAGAATTGGGCGCGCCTTATACCCATCTGCCCGACATGCCGGGGTCGGATGCGGTCAGGGCGCTGAATCCCTCTGGCAAGGTGCCGGTTCTGGTCACCGAGGATGAGGCCCTGACGGATTCCACCGCGATCATGACCTATCTGGCCGACCGGCACGGGGCGCTGATCCCCGCCCCCGGCACGATTGCCCGCGCGCATCATGACGCGCTGATGCATATGGTGCTGGATGAAATGGACGCGATCCTGTGGATGGCGGCAAAGCATAGTTTCATCCTGCCAGAAACCCAGCGCCTGCCCGCGATCAAGGACAGTTTGCGCTGGGAATGGGCGCGCAGTCTTGACCGTCTGGCCCCGCGTATCGCGGGCGATTGCCTGATGGGGGATGATTTCACGATTGCGGATATCCTGTGCGCGCATTGCCTGAATTGGGGTGCGGGGATCAAATTCGACATCAGCCCCGCGCCGGTGCAGGCCTATCAGCAGCGCATGCGCGACCGCCCCGCGTTTCAGCGGCTTTTGGCGTAA
- the holA gene encoding DNA polymerase III subunit delta codes for MKLAGDAAAGYLRKPDPAHAGLLIFGADPMRVAAKRQQAIAALIGPQGEEEMRLTRINAADLRKDAALLDDAIKAQGFFPGHRVAFVEDATDTLSKLIEAALADWRQGDAQLVVTAGQLTAKSTLRKAFETHRNAMAIGIYDDPPSMSDIARALSDAGLDQPGRDVMDALFALANTLEPGDFRQTVDKVGLYKQGDATPLTIADIMANAPQSAEVDVDDVLDVVTAGQVDQLGPVLRGLYAQGVTPVTLCIGAMRHFRRLHVVASDPGGASSGVARLRPPVFGPRRDKIARQVTHWGRDRLEKALTALTDTDLQLRSASTAPQAALMERTLIRLAMMARR; via the coding sequence ATGAAACTGGCAGGCGATGCTGCCGCAGGATATCTGCGCAAACCCGATCCGGCCCATGCGGGCCTGCTGATCTTTGGCGCCGATCCGATGCGCGTGGCGGCCAAGCGCCAACAGGCGATCGCCGCCCTGATCGGCCCGCAGGGCGAAGAGGAAATGCGCCTGACCCGCATCAATGCCGCCGATCTGCGCAAGGATGCGGCCCTGCTGGATGATGCGATCAAGGCGCAGGGGTTTTTCCCCGGTCACCGCGTCGCCTTTGTCGAGGATGCGACCGACACCCTGTCCAAACTGATCGAGGCCGCACTGGCCGATTGGCGGCAGGGTGATGCGCAGCTGGTGGTGACCGCAGGCCAGCTGACCGCCAAATCCACCCTGCGCAAAGCCTTCGAGACCCACCGCAACGCCATGGCCATCGGCATCTATGATGACCCGCCCAGCATGTCCGATATCGCGCGCGCCTTGTCGGATGCCGGGCTGGACCAGCCGGGGCGCGACGTGATGGATGCGCTCTTCGCGCTGGCCAATACGCTGGAACCGGGCGATTTCCGGCAGACGGTGGATAAGGTCGGCCTTTATAAACAGGGCGATGCCACGCCGCTGACCATCGCTGATATCATGGCCAATGCGCCGCAATCGGCCGAGGTTGATGTCGATGATGTGCTGGATGTGGTCACCGCCGGGCAGGTCGATCAGCTGGGACCGGTGCTGCGCGGGTTATATGCGCAAGGGGTCACGCCCGTGACGCTGTGCATCGGGGCGATGCGGCATTTCCGGCGGCTGCATGTCGTGGCCTCTGATCCGGGCGGTGCCAGTTCCGGGGTCGCGCGGTTGCGCCCGCCCGTCTTTGGCCCGCGCCGCGACAAGATCGCGCGCCAGGTCACCCATTGGGGCCGCGACCGTCTGGAAAAGGCGCTGACCGCGCTGACCGATACCGATTTGCAACTGCGATCCGCCAGCACCGCGCCGCAGGCGGCGCTAATGGAACGCACGCTGATCCGCCTTGCGATGATGGCCCGGCGCTAA
- the lptE gene encoding LPS assembly lipoprotein LptE has product MSSRTLSRRLYLLGLLALGGCGFAPVYGEDNVLRGQITFETRDTVPGFRLRERLEQRLGVTEVPAYVLRAQITDRRRSLAITTSGDNQRFNVLGTVTWVLTHATTGETLASGRHETFTSYAATGSTTATQAAETDATARLSVALADMIVSRLLLLAPGLPR; this is encoded by the coding sequence TTGTCATCTAGGACCCTCTCTCGCCGCCTATATCTGCTGGGGCTCTTGGCGCTCGGCGGGTGTGGGTTCGCGCCGGTCTATGGCGAGGATAATGTCCTGCGCGGCCAGATCACCTTTGAGACACGCGACACCGTGCCGGGGTTCCGGCTGCGTGAAAGGCTGGAACAGCGGCTGGGGGTGACGGAAGTGCCGGCCTATGTGCTGCGCGCCCAGATCACCGACCGGCGGCGCAGTCTTGCGATCACGACATCGGGGGATAACCAGCGTTTCAACGTGCTCGGCACCGTCACATGGGTCTTGACCCATGCCACGACGGGCGAAACACTGGCCAGTGGCCGCCACGAGACCTTTACCAGCTATGCCGCCACCGGATCGACGACAGCGACCCAAGCCGCCGAAACGGACGCGACCGCGCGGCTATCCGTGGCCTTGGCCGATATGATCGTCAGCCGCCTGTTGCTGCTGGCGCCGGGCCTGCCGCGATGA
- the leuS gene encoding leucine--tRNA ligase — MTSYSPAAIEPKWQDIWAEGQIFAAHRSADKPKYYVLEMFPYPSGRIHIGHVRNYTMGDVIARYKLATGHNVLHPMGWDAFGMPAENAAMASGGHPKDWTYQNIADMRAQMKPLGLSIDWTREFATCDPEYYGQQQALFIDFLSKGLIYRKKAVVNWDPVDMTVLANEQVIDGKGWRSGADVERRELVQWFFKISDYSEELLSAIDGLDNWPAKVKLMQANWIGKSRGLQFSFTRTDGGQIEVYTTRPDTLLGASFVGISPDHPLAKELEAKDAKLAAFCAECRKGGTTAEAIEKAEKLGYDTGLTVKHPMAGQPELPVYIANFILMDYGTGAIFGCPAHDQRDFDFATKYGLPIIATFLPGADAPHDLATAYVPPKTEKVFYTKGFAGDTWQTGEQAVDAAIAYCEANGIGQGVTKFRLRDWGLSRQRYWGCPIPIVHCDDCGAVPEKKENLPIELPYDVTFDVPGNPLDRHPTWRNCACPACGKPALRETDTMDTFVDSSWYFARFTAPDAPTPTDLDDAAYWMNVDQYIGGIEHAILHLLYSRFFARAMQITGHLPETAIEPFNALFTQGMVTHEIYMTRDDAGRPVYHFPQDVKNGQLADGTPVEVIPSAKMSKSKKNVVDPDDILAQYGADTARWFVLSDSPPERDVEWTASGADATYKHLARVYRIASEIAAAPDATGTGDDDLLRAMHRCIHDVTMGLETFGFNAAIAKLYAFTNVLGKSNASAATKRQAALVLAQLMSPMTPHLAEEIWVSLGGACLITTAPWPVADPAMLVSDTVTLPVQINGKRRTEIVVPADASKQAVETAVLALDVVQKALDGANVKKLIVVPGRIVNIVI, encoded by the coding sequence ATGACTTCTTACTCTCCCGCTGCAATCGAACCGAAATGGCAAGACATCTGGGCCGAGGGCCAGATCTTTGCCGCCCATCGCAGCGCGGACAAACCCAAATATTATGTGCTGGAAATGTTCCCCTATCCGTCGGGGCGTATCCATATCGGCCATGTGCGCAATTACACGATGGGCGATGTGATCGCGCGCTATAAGCTGGCGACGGGCCATAACGTGCTGCATCCGATGGGCTGGGATGCGTTCGGGATGCCCGCCGAAAACGCGGCGATGGCCTCGGGCGGGCACCCCAAGGACTGGACCTATCAGAACATCGCCGACATGCGCGCGCAGATGAAACCCTTGGGCCTGTCCATCGACTGGACCCGCGAATTCGCCACCTGCGATCCCGAATATTACGGCCAGCAGCAGGCCCTGTTCATCGACTTTCTGTCCAAGGGCCTGATCTATCGCAAAAAGGCCGTGGTGAACTGGGACCCGGTCGATATGACCGTGCTGGCCAATGAACAGGTGATCGACGGCAAGGGCTGGCGGTCCGGTGCCGATGTTGAACGCCGCGAGTTGGTGCAATGGTTCTTCAAGATTTCCGATTATTCCGAGGAATTGCTGTCAGCCATCGACGGGCTGGACAATTGGCCCGCCAAGGTCAAGCTGATGCAGGCCAATTGGATCGGCAAATCGCGCGGCTTGCAATTCAGCTTTACCCGCACCGACGGCGGCCAGATCGAGGTCTATACCACCCGCCCCGACACTTTGCTGGGCGCGTCCTTTGTCGGCATCTCGCCCGACCACCCGCTGGCCAAGGAATTGGAAGCCAAGGATGCAAAGCTCGCCGCCTTCTGCGCCGAATGCCGCAAGGGTGGCACCACGGCCGAGGCTATCGAAAAGGCCGAAAAGCTGGGCTATGACACCGGCCTGACCGTGAAACACCCGATGGCGGGCCAGCCCGAACTGCCGGTCTATATCGCGAATTTCATCTTGATGGATTACGGCACCGGCGCGATCTTTGGTTGCCCCGCCCATGACCAGCGCGATTTCGATTTCGCCACGAAATACGGTTTGCCGATCATCGCGACCTTTTTGCCCGGTGCCGATGCGCCGCATGATCTGGCCACCGCCTATGTGCCGCCCAAGACCGAAAAGGTGTTCTATACCAAGGGTTTCGCGGGTGATACATGGCAGACCGGCGAACAGGCCGTCGATGCCGCCATCGCCTATTGCGAGGCCAATGGCATCGGCCAAGGTGTCACCAAGTTCCGCCTGCGCGACTGGGGCCTGTCGCGCCAGCGCTATTGGGGCTGTCCCATCCCCATCGTGCATTGCGACGACTGCGGTGCCGTGCCCGAAAAGAAAGAAAACCTGCCCATCGAGCTGCCCTATGACGTCACCTTTGACGTGCCCGGCAATCCTTTGGACCGCCATCCGACATGGCGCAATTGTGCCTGCCCCGCCTGCGGCAAGCCTGCGCTGCGCGAAACCGATACGATGGATACTTTCGTCGATTCCTCGTGGTATTTCGCCCGTTTCACCGCCCCCGATGCGCCGACGCCGACCGATCTGGACGATGCGGCCTATTGGATGAACGTCGATCAATATATCGGCGGCATTGAACATGCGATCCTGCATCTGCTCTACAGCCGCTTCTTTGCCCGCGCGATGCAGATCACCGGCCATCTGCCCGAGACCGCGATTGAACCCTTCAACGCGCTATTCACCCAAGGCATGGTGACGCATGAAATCTATATGACCCGCGATGATGCGGGCCGCCCCGTTTACCATTTCCCCCAAGATGTGAAGAACGGCCAATTGGCCGATGGCACCCCGGTCGAGGTGATCCCCTCGGCCAAGATGTCGAAATCCAAGAAAAACGTCGTCGATCCCGATGATATCCTTGCGCAATATGGTGCCGATACCGCGCGCTGGTTCGTGCTGTCCGACAGCCCGCCCGAACGCGACGTGGAATGGACAGCATCGGGCGCGGATGCGACCTATAAACACCTTGCCCGCGTTTACCGGATCGCCTCTGAAATCGCGGCGGCCCCCGATGCAACCGGCACCGGCGATGATGATCTGCTGCGCGCGATGCATCGCTGCATCCATGATGTGACGATGGGGCTGGAAACCTTCGGCTTTAACGCGGCGATTGCGAAACTTTATGCCTTTACCAATGTCTTGGGCAAATCCAATGCCTCTGCCGCCACCAAGCGGCAGGCGGCGCTGGTGCTGGCGCAGCTGATGTCGCCGATGACCCCACATCTGGCCGAGGAAATCTGGGTCAGCCTTGGCGGTGCATGCCTGATCACCACGGCCCCCTGGCCTGTGGCCGATCCCGCGATGCTGGTATCCGATACCGTCACCCTGCCGGTGCAGATCAACGGCAAGCGCCGGACAGAGATTGTCGTCCCCGCCGATGCCAGCAAGCAAGCGGTGGAAACCGCCGTGCTGGCGCTGGATGTGGTGCAAAAGGCGCTGGATGGCGCTAATGTCAAGAAACTGATCGTGGTGCCCGGACGGATTGTGAACATTGTCATCTAG
- a CDS encoding porin, which translates to MKSILLTTTALVAFAGAAAADGHTGVSFSGDFTLGFNDDGDLATGFTGTSIGDNDGFYWEGDLNVAGTMALDNGVTAGASFEFDIVDETNGQSVSSDVVVLSLTTENAGLYLGDTSFAAETQWSAAGDMEADGFSEADGENVLRGDLTYGGIDMSLSVTLSDAGGDRVSVATTEEYDQVSFGASGDLGAFSFAVAYQEEAIGTTGAYDAATENGDFSNSEIYGLSVGTTVAGATVRLAYASNETADENSTGIQVSYPFGPVTATVYYVSEDDGGSEDNYGATVAYADGPLSVALDYDYDQGVNKVGLDGAYDLGNGLTLLAGMYDQSDDTGTTAGVSNSGTDFYVAGVYDLGGGAELLISYADAETGGAIDDDEVGGPDYQVGTTVELSFSF; encoded by the coding sequence ATGAAAAGCATCCTTCTTACAACAACTGCACTGGTCGCCTTTGCTGGCGCTGCAGCTGCTGATGGACACACCGGCGTAAGCTTCTCCGGCGACTTCACACTGGGCTTCAACGATGACGGCGATCTGGCCACCGGTTTCACCGGCACATCGATCGGCGACAACGACGGCTTCTACTGGGAAGGCGACCTGAACGTTGCCGGCACCATGGCGCTGGACAATGGCGTGACCGCTGGTGCGTCGTTCGAGTTCGACATCGTTGACGAAACCAACGGTCAGTCCGTTTCTTCCGACGTCGTTGTGCTGTCGCTGACAACCGAAAATGCTGGCCTGTACCTGGGTGACACATCCTTTGCTGCTGAAACACAGTGGTCGGCTGCTGGCGACATGGAAGCTGACGGCTTCTCCGAAGCTGACGGCGAAAACGTTCTGCGCGGCGACCTGACCTATGGCGGCATCGACATGTCCTTGTCGGTTACGCTGAGCGATGCTGGTGGCGATCGTGTTTCCGTCGCAACAACCGAAGAATATGACCAAGTGTCGTTCGGTGCTTCCGGCGATCTGGGTGCGTTCAGCTTCGCTGTTGCATACCAGGAAGAAGCCATTGGCACGACTGGTGCTTACGACGCTGCGACCGAAAACGGTGATTTCAGCAACAGCGAAATCTACGGTCTGTCGGTTGGCACAACTGTAGCCGGTGCAACTGTCCGTCTGGCCTATGCGTCGAACGAAACAGCTGACGAAAACTCGACCGGTATCCAGGTTTCCTACCCATTCGGCCCAGTGACTGCCACAGTCTACTATGTGTCCGAAGATGACGGCGGTAGCGAAGACAACTACGGTGCAACCGTTGCTTATGCAGACGGCCCACTCTCTGTTGCTCTGGACTACGATTATGACCAAGGCGTGAACAAAGTCGGTCTCGACGGCGCATACGACCTGGGCAACGGCCTGACACTGCTGGCCGGTATGTACGACCAGTCTGATGACACCGGTACGACTGCTGGTGTGTCGAACTCTGGCACAGACTTCTACGTCGCAGGCGTATATGATCTGGGCGGTGGCGCAGAACTGCTGATCTCCTATGCTGACGCAGAGACCGGTGGCGCAATCGACGACGACGAAGTTGGTGGTCCTGACTACCAGGTCGGCACAACTGTTGAACTGTCGTTCTCGTTCTAA
- a CDS encoding YggS family pyridoxal phosphate-dependent enzyme: MPLADIQDRIAAACARAGRAVQDVTLIAVSKVQPDARVAAVLDQGHRVFGENKVQEAAGKWPRFRETYDGIALHLIGPLQTNKARQAVELAQAIHTLDRPKLAQVLARLAQERGACPDLFVQVNTGEEPQKAGVLPADVDAFLAEARGLDLPVVGLMCIPPVDEEPSLHFALLAKMAARSGLSGLSMGMSGDFESAIALGATHVRIGAAIFGERTAG; encoded by the coding sequence ATGCCCTTGGCAGATATTCAGGACCGTATCGCCGCCGCCTGCGCCCGCGCGGGTCGCGCCGTGCAAGATGTCACGCTGATCGCCGTGTCCAAGGTCCAGCCGGATGCCCGTGTCGCCGCCGTGCTGGACCAGGGTCACCGAGTCTTTGGCGAAAACAAGGTGCAGGAAGCGGCGGGCAAATGGCCCCGGTTCCGCGAAACCTATGACGGGATCGCGCTGCATCTGATCGGCCCGTTGCAGACCAACAAGGCGCGTCAGGCGGTAGAACTGGCGCAGGCGATCCACACGCTCGACCGGCCCAAGCTGGCGCAGGTGCTGGCGCGGCTGGCGCAGGAACGCGGCGCATGCCCGGATCTGTTCGTGCAGGTCAACACCGGCGAGGAACCGCAAAAGGCGGGTGTGCTGCCCGCCGATGTCGATGCTTTCCTGGCCGAGGCGCGGGGGCTGGACCTGCCGGTGGTCGGGCTGATGTGTATCCCGCCTGTTGATGAAGAACCGTCGCTGCATTTCGCCTTGCTGGCCAAAATGGCCGCGCGCAGCGGCTTGTCCGGCCTGTCCATGGGCATGAGCGGCGATTTCGAAAGCGCCATCGCGCTGGGTGCGACCCATGTGCGCATCGGGGCTGCGATCTTTGGGGAACGGACAGCGGGGTGA